TATGAAACCACATAAAATTGAAAATAGTAAACCACCTGAAAATCCTTCCCAGGTTTTTTTTGGTGAGATGGAAGGCAATATTTTATGTTTACCTATGAGCGATCCGGTAACATAGGCCATAGTATCATTAGTCCAGACGAGAAAAGTAATACCTAAAATTAATCCGCATCTGTTGGGGAACCATTCCGTGTTTTCATTAACATAAGGGAAAAATACAATCATTGATAATGGGAAAGTGATATAAAATATTCCAAGGATATTTATAGCCGCATTTCTTACAGGACTTGCCGTTCTGTAGAACAGCTCAATGATTAAAAAAATTAAAATGCCCGGAATAATTAAAAAATAGAGAAGGTTATTTATATAAAACACAAAACGGAACCCGGTAGCTAAGATCCACCACGAAATAATCCCAACTACAATCCTGATAATATTTATTGCTTTAAGCTGCATTACAGAATAATTCTGCTCTGATTTCATCAATGAATAAAACTCCCAAAGACAACCCGCATGGATCAGAAAAATAAGGGCGAGAAAAGTTAATTCATGAGCTGCAATGCTTCCGATCATTACAATAGCAAATAGAGTTCCTGTAATCGAGCGGCGTAGCAGATCATTCATAGTGGTTGGTTATCGATAATCACGTAAGCCTCTGCTGCCTGTTCTATTGATACATATACAGCAACCTCTCCGATCGTAATATAGGATGAATCCTGCTGGTTAAGAATTACGGCTTTAATGTTATGCTCTTCCAGTATTGACTGCACCATTGCTGCCTGGTGCGGCTTTGAAGTTTCATATACTTTAATCCATTCTGTGTCCATCAGATAATAATGCCGGGCTTATTGCAACTTACCGCTTCAGTAAATAAATTTATGCAGCTCACATTTTCTTTGATACATATATACACCTGCGGCTGTTAAAACAGTACAAATCAATACGATTATAATCGGGATTGGATCATTAGAATTAATATCGAAAGCAATCATACCATGATCATGAAGATAAATAAGAATTACCTGTACCCCATTATTAAGTGCATGTGCTGCAATAGGAGTCCATAAATTACCGCTCCACAAGAACAGATACCCTAGTAATGCACCCAGCAATAACCGCGGTATAAATCCATAAAATTCGAAATGAATAAAGCTAAAAATGGCTGCGGAAATCCAGACAGCTGCGTGCTCTTTGTTTATCCATTCATTTATTACCTGCTGTATACAGCCTCTGAACATTAGTTCTTCACCGATAGCAGGTATAACAGCTATTACAAGGAGATTAAATAATAAATCTATTGGTCCCGGCATTTTCAGAAACAGCAGCATCAGTTTTTCAGACGCGTCTTCTGAAGACCGGATTTCTTTTTCCAGGTCACCCATAAAAGCAGGCAGCGAAAGCTTTTGATTGAGCTCATAAGTAAATTGAACCAATGGTGTGGATAAAAAAAGAATAGCGATGGCGAGAAGCAGAAGTGAAAAGCGGGGTACTATTTTTAATTTCAGATAATCCCCAACCGGAAACTTTCGCTGCGCAAAGAATAGTGCCGGCAATAGAAATGCTCCTATGGAGGCCAGCAATTGCAAAAGTTTAAGCGCATTCAGCTCACCTGGATTTTTTGCTACCTCATCAGGCTGGGTTGTAAAAGCGCGTATAACATCCTCCAGATTTGTAATTCCAAATAAAGGCCTGACTAATGCAAAGCCAAGGGCAGCAAATAACCCTGCAGATACAATAGATAGCGCGCCTAAGAACAATAATTGCATCAGCGGATGCATTGTATCAAACAGATAGCGGGGACGACTCATGGGACAAAAGTCGTAAATTTGGCGACTCAAAGAGATGATAAAAATCGGAAATATAGAGCTCCCTGAATTCCCACTGTTGCTGGCACCAATGGAGGACGTTAGTGATCCGCCCTTTCGTGCGGTATGCAAAATGAATGGTGCTGATCTTATGTATACGGAATTCATTTCTTCCGAAGGATTAATACGGAATGCGCGTAAGAGTATGATGAAGCTTGATATTTATGAAGATGAACGTCCCGTTGGTATTCAGTTTTTTGGAGGGGAAATAGATACCATGGTTAATTGTGTCGAAATTATTGAAGAAGCAGATCCGGACATTATTGACATTAATTATGGTTGTCCTGTTAAAGGAGTAGCATGCCGGGGAGCAGGAGCTGGTATTCTAAAAGATGTACCGAAAATGGTAAGGATGACAGCGGAAATTGTAAAGAAAGCTTCACGGCCTGTTACTGTTAAAACACGTTTAGGATGGGATGATCAATCAAAAAATGTAATAGATGTGGCAGAGCGCCTGCAGGATATTGGTATTGCTGCAATCTCTATCCATGGCCGCACCCGGGAACAAATGTATAAAGGGCAGGCTGATTGGAACTTAATTGGTGAGGTAAAAAACAATTCACGCATGCACATACCGGTGTTTTTAAATGGCGATGTTACTTCACCTGAAAAAGTGAAGTATGCTTTTGAGAAATATGGTGTGGATGGGGTAATGATTGGCAGGGCAGCAATTGGAAATCCATGGTTTTTCAATCAGGCAAAGCATTATTTAAAGACTGGAACCCATCTTCCCTTACCTGATATTACCGGCCGCATCAATGTATCCCGTACGCACCTTTCAAAATCTATTGCATGGAAGGGAGAACGGCTTGGTATTTTAGAAATGCGAAAACATTATTCTAATTATTTTAAAGGATTGCCTAATGTAAAAGAATATCGTGATCAATTAGTGAGACTGGAAACAGAAGAGGAAATAGAAAATATTTTTAATCAAATGGGTGAAGCCTATATGAATGCCGAACCTGCAATTCAGGAAACACTTGAAATGTCTTTATAAAATTGTAATTGGTTTAGAAGAATCCTTTGAAATTCCACAGGAATTTAAAGTACACCACGATCTGATAAAAAAGCAGCATTTTCGCTAAAGATTAGTTACCAGCCTAGCAGCCAGGCAAAAAC
Above is a genomic segment from Chitinophagales bacterium containing:
- a CDS encoding DUF2007 domain-containing protein; translated protein: MDTEWIKVYETSKPHQAAMVQSILEEHNIKAVILNQQDSSYITIGEVAVYVSIEQAAEAYVIIDNQPL
- a CDS encoding CPBP family intramembrane metalloprotease codes for the protein MSRQIYDFCPMSRPRYLFDTMHPLMQLLFLGALSIVSAGLFAALGFALVRPLFGITNLEDVIRAFTTQPDEVAKNPGELNALKLLQLLASIGAFLLPALFFAQRKFPVGDYLKLKIVPRFSLLLLAIAILFLSTPLVQFTYELNQKLSLPAFMGDLEKEIRSSEDASEKLMLLFLKMPGPIDLLFNLLVIAVIPAIGEELMFRGCIQQVINEWINKEHAAVWISAAIFSFIHFEFYGFIPRLLLGALLGYLFLWSGNLWTPIAAHALNNGVQVILIYLHDHGMIAFDINSNDPIPIIIVLICTVLTAAGVYMYQRKCELHKFIY
- the dusB gene encoding tRNA dihydrouridine synthase DusB, translating into MIKIGNIELPEFPLLLAPMEDVSDPPFRAVCKMNGADLMYTEFISSEGLIRNARKSMMKLDIYEDERPVGIQFFGGEIDTMVNCVEIIEEADPDIIDINYGCPVKGVACRGAGAGILKDVPKMVRMTAEIVKKASRPVTVKTRLGWDDQSKNVIDVAERLQDIGIAAISIHGRTREQMYKGQADWNLIGEVKNNSRMHIPVFLNGDVTSPEKVKYAFEKYGVDGVMIGRAAIGNPWFFNQAKHYLKTGTHLPLPDITGRINVSRTHLSKSIAWKGERLGILEMRKHYSNYFKGLPNVKEYRDQLVRLETEEEIENIFNQMGEAYMNAEPAIQETLEMSL
- a CDS encoding phosphatidate cytidylyltransferase, encoding MNDLLRRSITGTLFAIVMIGSIAAHELTFLALIFLIHAGCLWEFYSLMKSEQNYSVMQLKAINIIRIVVGIISWWILATGFRFVFYINNLLYFLIIPGILIFLIIELFYRTASPVRNAAINILGIFYITFPLSMIVFFPYVNENTEWFPNRCGLILGITFLVWTNDTMAYVTGSLIGKHKILPSISPKKTWEGFSGGLLFSILCGFILSYFFHQLNAVNWLVIACIVSIFGTFGDFIESMIKRHAGVKNSGNFFPGHGGLLDRFDAFIFMIPFVFIYYIGLMLFTGSSR